GAATACCCTCGGCCAGCACGATCTCCCGGGTCACGATCCCGTAGCGCTCGAGCATCAACTCCGCCTGCGCCCGCAGCCGCGGGCCGGCGGATGGGGCGTTCTGGAACAGCGGCTCCGTCAGCGACCACCGGCCCTGCACCGCTTGGCCGGCGGCGCCGCGACGGGCCGCAAAGCGCCTGCCACGGCGTTGCTGCTCGCGCTGCACGCTCCGAAGCCGCGGGGCCCGCAGGGGCGCGAAGGCGTCGTTGGTCACCTCCCCGCTCCAGGCAAGATCCCATAGGGCGGTGTGCAGCTCCTCGGCACCGAAATCCAGCTCGCCCACCAGATCGAGCCAGAAACACGGACGCTGCCCGAGCAGTTCCCGGATGGCGTCGTGTGCCTCGCCGACCGAAGTCTCCAGCTTCAGATTGGCCGGCGGCGGGCCTGCGAGCCGAACGTCCTCGCGGAAGTAGAGCGCCACCCTCCCGCCGCTTCGCCCGAGCGCGCCGGCTCCGATCCAGACCAGCTCACCGGCCGTGCACAGCTCGTCGAGCCAGACGGGGCTGTAGGCGCCCAGCCTGCGGGGCAGCACGTCGCGCTCCCAGACCTCCGGCGTGAGCGCGACACCCTGGAGGGGCACCAGCGCCTCGCGCAGCCGGTCGGGGCCGGCACCGGCCGCGCGGCGGGCATCCACGTTCTGCCAACTCGGCAGAAAGCGCGCCAGCTCGCGCGGGTCGACCGCCTCGGCCTCGGCGCGCAGGTGGGCCAGGCTTGCCCGCCGCAGGCGCCGCAACACGTCTGGATCGCACCACTCGCGCTCGCTGCCGCCGGGGAGCAGCTCTCCGCGCACCAGCTCGCCGTCCCGCTCCAACTCGCGCAACGCCGCCGAAGGGTCGGCACCGTAGCGACGGGCGAGCTGTCCGGTGGGGAAGGGCACGTGGGTGCGCGCGTAGCGGCGAACGAGGGCCACCATCGCATCGGGCAGGTCTGCCAGGACCGCCTCAGGGAGCCCCGGAGGCGGCGGCACGCCGAGCGCATCGCGGTAGAGCGCCGCATCCTCCGCCGCGATCCACCGCTCCTGGCCGGCGACCCGAACGCGGGCGGCACGGCGCTCGCGCTCGAGCTTCTCCAGCATCGAGTCGGCCGAGTAGCCCTCGGCCACCCGCTCGGCGCACTCGGCGGTGGTCAGGTCGCCGAGGCGGCGGAGGATCTGTTGGAGGGCGTCGCGATCCTTTGCGCGTGCGATCTCGGCGCGGTGCTGAAGCGAGTTCTCCACCTCGATCAGCGCCTCTGGGTCGATGAGCTCTCGCAGCTCCTCCTGGCCGAGCAGCTCGCGAAGCAGCTCACGGTCCAGCGACAGCGCCGCCGCACGCCGCTCGGCGTTCGGCGTATCGCCCTCGTACATGTAGGTGGCGACGTAGTCGAACAGGAGCGAGGATGCGAACGGGGAGGCCGTTGGCGTCTCCACCTCGACGAGGGAGACCCGGCGGGTCGAGAGGTCCCTCAGCAGCGACTCCAAGCTGGGCAGGTCGAGGACGTCACGCAGGCACTCGCGGTAGGTCTCGAGCACGATCGGGAACCGGGGGAAGTCCTTGGCCACCTCGAGCAGGCTCTGCGCCTTCAGGCGCTGCTGCCAGAGCGGCGTCCGCTTTCCCGGATAGGCACGAGGAATCAGCAGCGCCCGGGCGGCGTTCTCGCGGAACCGGGCGCCGAACAGCGCCGAGCCGCCGAGCTCCCGCACCACCAGATCCTCGACCTCGTCGGCATCGAGCAGGACCAGGTCGGACGGGGGCGCCTCGTCGGCATCGGGGAGGTGGACGACGATGCCGTCGTCGGACCAGATGGCGTCCGCCTCCAGGTCGTGCTCGTCGCGGATCCGAGCCGAGAGAGCCAGGCCCCAGGCGGCGTGGACCCGCCCGCCCCAGGGCGACAGCACGCACAGGCGCCAGTCGCCGATCTCGTCCCTGAAGCGCTCCACCACCACGGTCTCGTCGGAGGGGACCACGCGGGTGGCTGCCTGCTGCTCCCGCAGATAGGCGACCAGGTTCTCTGCCGCACGCCGATCGAGGTCGTAGTTGGTCGCCAGGTCCTTGGGATCCGCGCTCACGGCCTCGCGGGCGAAGGCGCCGATCGCCTTGCCCAGCTCCGCCGGCCGACCAACCCCATCGCCCTTCCAGAAGGGCACCGCGCCCGGAACTCCCGGCGCCGGGGTAACGATCACCCGGTCGCGCGTGATCTCCTCGATCCGCCACGTGGTGGCCCCCAGCAGGAAGGTCTGGCCCGGACGAGCCTCATAAACCATCTCCTCATCGAGCTCGCCAACCCGGCGGCCGTCCGGCAGATGGACGCCGTAGAGGCCGCGGTCGGGAATCGTGCCGGCGTTGGTCACCGCGAGCTGTTTGGCCCCGGGTCGGCCCCGGATGATTCCGGCCGCGCGGTCCCAAACCAGCCGCGGGCGGAGCTCGGCGAACCGGTCGGACGGATAGCGGCCGTCGAGCATGTCGAGGACGTTTTCGAGCTGTTCCCGGGAGAGCTCCGAGAAGGGCTCGGCCGCGGTGACCAGGCGCTCGACCTCGTCCACCTCCCACTCGTCGTCGGCGCACATCGAGACCAGGTGTTGCGCGAGCACGTCGAGCGGGTTGCGAGGGATAACCGTCTCCTCGATCTTCCCCTCCCGCATCATCCGCGCTACCACGGCGCACTCGAGCAGGTCCGCGCGGAACTTCGGAAAGATGCGCCCCACCGAGACCTCGTCGATGGTGTGGCCCGCCCGGCCGATCCGCTGGAGCCCGCGGGTCACCGACTTGGGCGACTCGACCTGAATCACCAGATCGACGGCACCCATGTCGATCCCGAGCTCGAGCGACGAGGTGGCCACCAGACACGGGAGCTGCCCGGACTTGAGCAGCTCCTCGACCACCTGCCGCTCCTCGTGTGCCAGCGAGCCGTGGTGGGCTCTGGCTATCTCGACCGGCGTCTCGGCTCCCGATCCCGTCCCGGAGGGGGCGTTACCCGCCTGCTCGGTGGCCGGGAGCTCGACGGAATCCTCCTCGTTCGCGAGCTCGTTGAGGCGCTTGGCGAGCCGCTCCGCGCCGCGGCGGTTGTTGACGAAGATGATCGTCGAAGTGTGTTCGCGGACCAGTTTCAGGAGCTCCGGATAGATCGCCGGCCAGATGGACCGTGAGGTCGCGTCCGCTTCGAAGTCCGCGTCCCCGCCGTCCCGGCGTTTCTCGATCGAGGCATCCGGTTCGGTCATGTCCTCCACTGGGACCTGGATCTCCAGGTCGAGCTCCTTGGGCCTGCCGGCGTCCGCGACCTGGTAGTCGCGCCTTGGGCCGGCCATGAATCGAGCGATCCGCTCCAGGGGTCGCTGCGTGGCGGAGAGGCCGATCCGCTGCACGTCCAAGCCCCCGTTGGCCGTCACCAGGTGCGAGAGGCGCTCCAGGGTGAGCGCCAGGTGGGCGCCACGCTTCGACTGAGCCACGGCATGGATCTCGTCGACGATCACGGCCTCCGCGCCGGCGAGGATCTCGCGGGCCCCTGAGGTCATGATCAGGTAGAGCGACTCCGGGGTAGTGATCAGGATGTCGGGCGGCTTGCGCCGCATCGCCTGCCGCTCACGCTGCGGGGTATCGCCGGTTCGAAGGCCGACCGAAATGCTTGCGTCGATCCCCTTCAGCGGCGCGCGCAAGTTGCGCTCGATGTCGTAGCTGAGGGCCTTGAGCGGCGACACGTAGACGATCCGTACGCCCTGCCCGAGCCGCTCCGGTTCACGAGACAAGCTGTCGATCCCCCACAGGAAGGCGGCGAGCGTCTTGCCCGACCCGGTCGGCGCGCAGATCAGGGTGTTGGCGCCGGCGACGATCGACGGCCACCCCATCGCCTGCGCAGGGGTGGGCTCCGCGAAGGATGCCTCGAACCAGCGCCTGACGGGGTCGCTGAAAGCGGCCAGCGGGGTGGATTCTCCAGTCGCGGATGCCATTGGGCTCAACCGTCCGATCTTACGGATCGGCCGGACGCGACAGTTCGCGGGCGGATCAGTCGCCCGGCGACCGGGGGCCCAGCCGGACTACCAGGGAAGCGAGTCGGCGATCTCGGCCAGGCGAGGCGCGGAGCGGTCGCGCTCGGACAGCATCGGATCCGAAATCGGCCATTCGACCCCAACCTCCGGGTCGTCCCAGGCGATTCCGGCCTCCGTGGCGGGGTCGTAGTAGCTGGACAGCTTGTAGGCGAAGTCGGCCTGCTCGCTGAGCACGCAGAACCCGTGCGCGAACCCCACCGGCAGGAAGAGCTGGCGGTGGCGTTCGTCATCGAGCTCGTAACCCTCCCACCGGCCATAGGTCGGCGACTCCCGCCGAAGATCCACGGCGACGTCCCAGATCCGCCCCTGCAGGCAGCGACAGAGCTTCGCCTGGCCGGGATCGGTCTGGAAGTGGAGCCCGCGCAGGGTGCCGCGCCCGGAGCGTGAGTGGGTGTCCTGCACGAACTCCACATCGATTCCCAGCTCGCGCCAGTGGGCCTCGCGAAAGGTCTCGACCAGGAAGCCGCGCTCGTCGGCATGGACCTCAGGCTCGATGATGAAAAGGCCGGGAAGCTGGGTCTCGACGCGGCGGACCATCAGCGCAACGCCCTGCCGTACTGGCGCTCGTAGTAGTCGCGGTACTCGCCCGAGCGCACGGGCTCCCACCACCATTCGTTGTCGCGATACCAGTCGACGGCCTGGCGCAGGCCATCGCGGAATGTCACGGACGGCTCCCAGCCGAGAGCTCGGACCTTGTCGGAGGACAGCGAGTAGCGGCGGTCGTGCCCCGGTCGATCGGGGACGTGCTCGATCAGCGACTCGTCCCGGCCCGTCAGCTCCAGGATCATCCTGACCGTCTCGATGTTCGGCAGCTCGTCAGGCCCCCCGACGTTGTAGGCCTCGCCCGCCTCGCCGCGCTCCAACACGAGGTCGATCGCGGCGCAGAAGTCCTCGACGTAGATCCAGTTGCGAACCTGGAGCCCGTCGCCGTAGACGGGCAGCGGGTCCCCCGCCAGGGCGTTGAGGATGCAGAGGGGAATCAGCTTCTCCGGATGCTGGCGAGGACCGTAGTTGTTCGATCCCCGCACAATCAATGCGTCGGTGCCGTAGGTGTGACGGTAGGCGCCGACGATCAGGTCGCCGCCCGCTTTCGACGCCGAGTACGGCGAGGAGGGCTGAAGCGGAGAGGCCTCGCTGAAGGAGCCGGAATCGATCGAGCCGTAGACCTCGTCGGTCGAGACCTGGAGATGGCGGATGCCGGCGTGGCGCGCGGCCTCGAGCATCACGAACGCGCCGAAGACGTCGGTCTGGATGAACTCCCCCGGGGAGTGGATCGAGCGGTCGACGTGGGACTCGGCGGCAAAGTTGACCGTCGCGTCGCAGCCGTCCATCGCCGCGGCGACGACATCGCCGTCGGCGATGTCGCCCTCCACCAGCTCGACCCGCTCCGGTTCCACACCGTCCAGGTTCTCGCGCCGCCCCGCATAGGTGAGCTTGTCGAGCACGCGGACCGAGTCGCCAGGGTGCTCGGCAAGGCGGCGACGCACGTACGCCGAGCCGATGAACCCGGCTCCGCCCGCGACCAGGATCCTCACGCGGCGGCCTCGAGCGATCGCGCGGCCAGGTAGGCCCTCAGGCCCGCCCTCCAGGGAGGAAGGGCGATCGCGTCCGGGCGCTCGGTGCCGAGCACCGAGTAGGCGGGGCGGGGTGCCTTGCGGGCCAGCATGTCGGTGGTCGCCGACATCACCCGGCACTCGAGGCCCGCCTGATCGAAGATCTCCTGGGCGAACTCGTACCACGAGCACTGCCCTCCCCCTGCGAGGTGGTGGATCCCGAACGCCTCTCCCTCCACCAGCACCGCAATGGCGTCGGCCAGGTGACGAGTGTAGGTCGGACACCCCACCTGGTCCGTGACCACCATGACCTCGCTCTGCTCGCGGCCAAGGCGCAACATCGTCTCCACGAAGTTCTTTCCCGCGAGCCCGAACAGCCAGGCGGATCGGGCGATGAAATGACGGGGGTTCGAAACCGCGACCGAGGTCTCCCCGGCCAGCTTGGAGCGGCCGTAGGCTGACAGCGGGGAGGGAAGGTCGGACTCCACATAGGGCTCGCGCGCGGAGCCGTCGAAGACGTAATCGCTCGACGGATGCACAACCTTGGCCCCCACGCCGGCAGCCACGGCGGCGAGCAGCGCCGCGCCCTCGTCGTTGATCCGCATCGCGCCCGCCTCGTCGTCCTCGGCGCCGTCAACGTCGGTGAACGCGGCGCAGTTCACGACGGCGTCCGGCTGGTAGCGGGTGAGGGCCTCCTCCACGGATGGCGGACTGGTGATGTCGAGCGCGGCGTGGGCAAGCGCCACGACCTCGTGATCGCGGGCGTGGCAGGCGGCCGTCACGTCCCGCCCCAGCATCCCAGTGGCGCCGGTGACCAGGATCCTCACGGGATCTTGATCTCCGCGTTGTCGCCGACGATCATCCGCAGGGTCTTGGGGAGCCCGTCGCCTCGCGAGAGCACGACGTTGCGCCCCAAGAGGCTCGCCTCCATGCGCGAACCCAGGTCGGAGACGCTGGAGCCCGCTAGAAGGATCGAGTGCTCGACCTCGGAGCGCGAGACGGTGACGCCGACGTCGATCGACGTGTAGGGGCCGATATAGGCGTCCGTGATCCTTGCGTCGGCAGCGATGATTGCGGGTCCCCGGACCACCGCCCGCTCCAACCGGGCGCCGGCCTCGACCACCACCCGCCCCTCAACCTTCGAGTCCACCAACTCGCCCTCGATCCGGCGTTCGACGTCCTCGAGCACCAGTCGGTTCGCATCCAGCATGTCGTCGAGCTGGCCCGTGTCCTTCCACCAGCCGGTCACCGTGCGACTCTCAACCTGCTTGCCGCCGTCGATCAGCCGCTGGATCGCGTCGGTGATCTCGAGCTCTCCACGGCCCGAAGGCTCGATCGACCGCGCCGCTTCGAAGATCGGCGGTCCGAACAGGTACACGCCCACCAACGCGAAATCGCTCGGGGGCCGCTCGGGCTTTTCCACCAGGCGAACGACCCGCTCGCCGTCCAGCTCGGCCACGCCGAAGTTGCCCGGGTCCGGGACCCTGGTGAGCAGAATCAGCGCATCGGGCTGGTGGGTCCGAAAGGCATCCACCAGGCCCGTGATTCCATCGCGCAGTAGGTTGTCGCCCAGGTACATCACGAAGGATTCGTCCTGGAGGAACTCCTCGGCGGTCAGTACCGCGTGGGCCAGCCCCAACGGCTCTGGCTGGGGGATGTAGGTGATCGAGGCACCGAAGGCAGCCCCGTCGCCCGCCGCGGCGGCGATCTCGTCCCCGGTCTCGGGGGCGATCACGATCCCGATATCCGTGATCCCGGCCTCGACCAGGGCTTCGATCCCATAGAAGAGCACGGGCTTGTTGGCCACGGGCACAAGCTGCTTCGCCGAGGTGTGCGTGATCGGGCGGAGGCGAGTCCCCGCACCTCCGGAGAGAATCAAGCCCCTGAGGCTGCTCATGTCGCGGCAAGCATAGGGGCGGTGCCGCACAGCGGCGTTGGCGAGTCGAGGCCGGTGGTCATCCCTAGTAGACGCCGCCCAGCTTGCCGTGGTCCCAGCTCGCCACGCGCTTCGGCTCGAAGCGAATCGCGACCCGCTTACGGGCCTGGGCCTTCAGGGCCTCGGCGGCCTCGCCCTCGACCGCGGCCCCTTCGCTGTAGCGGCTGGTCAGCTCCCTGGCCACCTCGAAGACGAGCTCGTGGTCGCGATGGATCTCGGCCTCCGACTCGATCTCGACGCCGCGCAGCTCGTGGTACGCGTGGCCGGTCTCAACCAGCAGGGTGGCGCGCGGATCGCGCTCCAGGTTCTTGACCTTCTGCGACTTGGCATAGGTGTAGATCCAGATCTCACCCCCGCGCAGGACGTACCAAAGGGGCATCGAGTGGGGCCAGCCGCGCACGCCGATCGACGAAACAACCACGACGCGCTCGGACTCCAGGAGCTGACGCTGCTCATCCTCTGAGAGCGTGATCTGGGCCCGGCGGCTCATCAGCCGGGCTCGAGCGTCAACACCCGCCACGGCGCCTCGCCGGCCATCGGCTGAGTGCGGCCCTCGAGCCAATCGGCTTGCAGGTCGGCGTAGTGGTCGCTCGCCGGGTGGCCCGACTGGCCCGTGAAGCTCTGCCACCGCGAGCGCTCCGGGCGGACCGGATCAGCGACCATCCGCCAGCACGGCGCCCAGATCGCCGTGAATGGGTCGTTCGGGTCCCAACCCACCTGGGCAACGGTCTCCTGACCGCCACCGACCTCGAGCCGCCGGTTGAAGATCCAGCCGAGCAGCGGATTCGCCTCGCCGAGCGCGTGCGGAAAGACGAGCGGATGGACTCTGCCCCAGCGCCAGTTCCCTTGATCCGCTCCAAGCCTGCTCTCCAAGTCGTCGAGAGCGCCCCGCAGCGCATCGAGGACGAACTCGTCCCAGGGCCGGCCGATCAGGTCCTCGTCGCCGCGCTCCCACGTCGCAAGCAGGTGCGACTGCCACCGCCAAGGCGAGGTGACATGAGCGATAAACCCGTTGTCGGCGCGATCCAGCCAGCGCTCTGCCAGGTCCTGGTCGCCGATCGCCGCTCGGGCCACTTCGCGTCCCAGCCGGAGAGTGAACGCCTGGTAGATCGTGGCCGCGATGGAATCCCGGCTCATCCGGCCGTCCCAAGACCGCAGTCGCTCGATCGCCACCAGCTCCCGCTGGTCACGGGCACGCAGGCGAGCCAGCCGATGAGCGGTCTCCAGACCGGGAAGGGAGAGCATGTCCGTCTGCATCGCCTCGAAGCTGTCCAGATCGTGGTCGGATGTGGTCGTGATCAGCTGCT
The sequence above is drawn from the Solirubrobacterales bacterium genome and encodes:
- a CDS encoding pyridoxamine 5'-phosphate oxidase family protein → MSRRAQITLSEDEQRQLLESERVVVVSSIGVRGWPHSMPLWYVLRGGEIWIYTYAKSQKVKNLERDPRATLLVETGHAYHELRGVEIESEAEIHRDHELVFEVARELTSRYSEGAAVEGEAAEALKAQARKRVAIRFEPKRVASWDHGKLGGVY
- the rfbB gene encoding dTDP-glucose 4,6-dehydratase produces the protein MRILVAGGAGFIGSAYVRRRLAEHPGDSVRVLDKLTYAGRRENLDGVEPERVELVEGDIADGDVVAAAMDGCDATVNFAAESHVDRSIHSPGEFIQTDVFGAFVMLEAARHAGIRHLQVSTDEVYGSIDSGSFSEASPLQPSSPYSASKAGGDLIVGAYRHTYGTDALIVRGSNNYGPRQHPEKLIPLCILNALAGDPLPVYGDGLQVRNWIYVEDFCAAIDLVLERGEAGEAYNVGGPDELPNIETVRMILELTGRDESLIEHVPDRPGHDRRYSLSSDKVRALGWEPSVTFRDGLRQAVDWYRDNEWWWEPVRSGEYRDYYERQYGRALR
- a CDS encoding DEAD/DEAH box helicase; the protein is MASATGESTPLAAFSDPVRRWFEASFAEPTPAQAMGWPSIVAGANTLICAPTGSGKTLAAFLWGIDSLSREPERLGQGVRIVYVSPLKALSYDIERNLRAPLKGIDASISVGLRTGDTPQRERQAMRRKPPDILITTPESLYLIMTSGAREILAGAEAVIVDEIHAVAQSKRGAHLALTLERLSHLVTANGGLDVQRIGLSATQRPLERIARFMAGPRRDYQVADAGRPKELDLEIQVPVEDMTEPDASIEKRRDGGDADFEADATSRSIWPAIYPELLKLVREHTSTIIFVNNRRGAERLAKRLNELANEEDSVELPATEQAGNAPSGTGSGAETPVEIARAHHGSLAHEERQVVEELLKSGQLPCLVATSSLELGIDMGAVDLVIQVESPKSVTRGLQRIGRAGHTIDEVSVGRIFPKFRADLLECAVVARMMREGKIEETVIPRNPLDVLAQHLVSMCADDEWEVDEVERLVTAAEPFSELSREQLENVLDMLDGRYPSDRFAELRPRLVWDRAAGIIRGRPGAKQLAVTNAGTIPDRGLYGVHLPDGRRVGELDEEMVYEARPGQTFLLGATTWRIEEITRDRVIVTPAPGVPGAVPFWKGDGVGRPAELGKAIGAFAREAVSADPKDLATNYDLDRRAAENLVAYLREQQAATRVVPSDETVVVERFRDEIGDWRLCVLSPWGGRVHAAWGLALSARIRDEHDLEADAIWSDDGIVVHLPDADEAPPSDLVLLDADEVEDLVVRELGGSALFGARFRENAARALLIPRAYPGKRTPLWQQRLKAQSLLEVAKDFPRFPIVLETYRECLRDVLDLPSLESLLRDLSTRRVSLVEVETPTASPFASSLLFDYVATYMYEGDTPNAERRAAALSLDRELLRELLGQEELRELIDPEALIEVENSLQHRAEIARAKDRDALQQILRRLGDLTTAECAERVAEGYSADSMLEKLERERRAARVRVAGQERWIAAEDAALYRDALGVPPPPGLPEAVLADLPDAMVALVRRYARTHVPFPTGQLARRYGADPSAALRELERDGELVRGELLPGGSEREWCDPDVLRRLRRASLAHLRAEAEAVDPRELARFLPSWQNVDARRAAGAGPDRLREALVPLQGVALTPEVWERDVLPRRLGAYSPVWLDELCTAGELVWIGAGALGRSGGRVALYFREDVRLAGPPPANLKLETSVGEAHDAIRELLGQRPCFWLDLVGELDFGAEELHTALWDLAWSGEVTNDAFAPLRAPRLRSVQREQQRRGRRFAARRGAAGQAVQGRWSLTEPLFQNAPSAGPRLRAQAELMLERYGIVTREIVLAEGIPGGFASLYGEMSNLEMLGTARRGYFVEGLGGAQFALPGAVERLRSLPSPDGRYLLLAATDPANPFGAGVPWPKRGDGPGGRRPSRTPGAYVLLRDGEPLLFIERGGRGILRLRDLETEGLADAVGELARAVQEGLLPRLGIERLDGEPVIGSELEETLIAAGFSRQPRRLVASA
- a CDS encoding glucose-1-phosphate thymidylyltransferase produces the protein MSSLRGLILSGGAGTRLRPITHTSAKQLVPVANKPVLFYGIEALVEAGITDIGIVIAPETGDEIAAAAGDGAAFGASITYIPQPEPLGLAHAVLTAEEFLQDESFVMYLGDNLLRDGITGLVDAFRTHQPDALILLTRVPDPGNFGVAELDGERVVRLVEKPERPPSDFALVGVYLFGPPIFEAARSIEPSGRGELEITDAIQRLIDGGKQVESRTVTGWWKDTGQLDDMLDANRLVLEDVERRIEGELVDSKVEGRVVVEAGARLERAVVRGPAIIAADARITDAYIGPYTSIDVGVTVSRSEVEHSILLAGSSVSDLGSRMEASLLGRNVVLSRGDGLPKTLRMIVGDNAEIKIP
- the rfbD gene encoding dTDP-4-dehydrorhamnose reductase, which gives rise to MRILVTGATGMLGRDVTAACHARDHEVVALAHAALDITSPPSVEEALTRYQPDAVVNCAAFTDVDGAEDDEAGAMRINDEGAALLAAVAAGVGAKVVHPSSDYVFDGSAREPYVESDLPSPLSAYGRSKLAGETSVAVSNPRHFIARSAWLFGLAGKNFVETMLRLGREQSEVMVVTDQVGCPTYTRHLADAIAVLVEGEAFGIHHLAGGGQCSWYEFAQEIFDQAGLECRVMSATTDMLARKAPRPAYSVLGTERPDAIALPPWRAGLRAYLAARSLEAAA
- the rfbC gene encoding dTDP-4-dehydrorhamnose 3,5-epimerase, whose product is MVRRVETQLPGLFIIEPEVHADERGFLVETFREAHWRELGIDVEFVQDTHSRSGRGTLRGLHFQTDPGQAKLCRCLQGRIWDVAVDLRRESPTYGRWEGYELDDERHRQLFLPVGFAHGFCVLSEQADFAYKLSSYYDPATEAGIAWDDPEVGVEWPISDPMLSERDRSAPRLAEIADSLPW